The following proteins come from a genomic window of Leucoraja erinacea ecotype New England chromosome 1, Leri_hhj_1, whole genome shotgun sequence:
- the LOC129701843 gene encoding protocadherin-10-like isoform X4: MTFLLFLLCILIDRVACQIRYSVPEEQEHGTFVGNIAEDLGLDVTKLAARRFQTVPSSRTPHLEVNLENGVLFVNEKIDREQICKQSPSCMLHIEVFLENPLELFRVEIEIVDINDNPPSFPEADITVEISENAGAGTRLPLESAFDPDVGTNSLRTYEITPNSYFYLDVQTQGDGNKFAELVLEKNLDREQQALHRYVLTAVDGGMPQRTGTALLSIKVLDSNDNVPVFEQSVYTVSLSENAPVGTLVIQLNATDRDEGKNGEVVYSFSNHVSPRVKELFSIEPRTGWIEVKGTIDYEESSLYQLFVQAKDLGPNAVPAHCKVLVKVTDANDNAPEISFSTVSDSVNESATLGTVVALLSVTDRDSGDNGQLQCEILGQVPFKLKPSFKNYYTIVTDGPLDREITDSYTVTIMAKDRGSPPLASSKSIKVQVADENDNAPRFSRSSYDVHVSENNVPGAYIYAVTAVDPDLGQNAYISYSILECDIQGMSVFTYVSINSENGYLYALRSFDYEQLKEFSFTVQARDAGNPPLISNTTINIIIVDQNDNAPSIVSPVSRNGSAKEMVPRSAEPGYLVARLVAVDADDGDNARLTYYIAKGNELGLFRMDWRSGELKTVRRLPANKKAPSAPYELLIEVRDHGQPPLSATATILVIVVDSPVDRQGERGNRAGSPKENSLDLTLILIIALGSVSFVFLLAMIVLAIRCQKDKKVNIYSCLASECCACCRQARNRKKKLSKSDIMLVQTTNTNAAQVAVEEGGFGHHSQNYCYQVCLTPESAKTDLMFLKPCSPVRSTDAEHNPCGAIITGYTDQQPDIISNGSILSNETKHQRTELNFLVDRPRRVNSSAFQEADIVSSKDSGHGDSEQGDSDHDATNRAHNTARKRIC, translated from the exons TGGAGAACGGGGTGCTCTTCGTCAACGAGAAGATCGACCGCGAGCAGATCTGTAAGCAGAGCCCCAGCTGCATGCTGCACATCGAGGTCTTCCTGGAGAACCCGCTGGAACTTTTCCGTGTGGAGATCGAGATCGTGGATATTAACGACAACCCGCCGAGTTTCCCGGAGGCGGACATCACGGTGGAGATATCGGAGAACGCCGGTGCTGGCACTCGGCTGCCGCTGGAGAGCGCTTTCGACCCGGACGTGGGCACCAACTCGCTCCGCACCTACGAGATCACCCCCAATAGCTACTTTTACCTCGACGTGCAGACCCAAGGAGACGGCAACAAGTTCGCCGAGCTGGTGTTGGAGAAGAATCTGGACCGGGAGCAGCAGGCTCTCCACCGCTATGTGCTGACGGCAGTGGACGGGGGGATGCCCCAGCGCACCGGCACCGCACTGCTCAGCATCAAGGTACTGGACTCCAATGACAACGTGCCCGTCTTCGAACAGTCCGTCTACACGGTGAGCCTGTCCGAAAACGCGCCCGTCGGCACCCTAGTCATTCAGCTCAACGCCACCGACCGCGACGAAGGCAAAAACGGCGAGGTAGTGTACTCGTTCAGCAACCACGTCTCGCCCAGGGTGAAGGAGCTGTTCAGCATCGAGCCCAGGACTGGCTGGATCGAGGTGAAGGGGACCATCGATTACGAGGAGAGCAGCCTGTACCAGCTGTTCGTCCAAGCGAAGGACCTGGGACCCAACGCGGTGCCGGCTCACTGCAAAGTGCTGGTGAAAGTTACCGACGCGAACGACAACGCGCCTGAGATCAGTTTCAGCACTGTTTCCGACTCTGTGAACGAGAGCGCAACCTTGGGCACCGTGGTCGCCTTGCTGAGTGTCACCGACCGCGACTCGGGTGACAACGGGCAGCTCCAGTGCGAGATCTTGGGGCAGGTGCCTTTCAAATTGAAGCCCTCGTTCAAGAATTACTACACCATCGTGACTGACGGGCCGCTGGACCGAGAGATCACCGACTCATACACTGTGACCATCATGGCGAAGGACCGAGGGTCGCCCCCTCTGGCGTCCAGCAAGTCCATCAAGGTGCAAGTGGCGGACGAGAACGATAATGCACCCCGCTTCTCCCGATCTTCCTACGACGTGCACGTTTCAGAGAATAATGTTCCAGGGGCTTATATTTACGCAGTGACTGCCGTAGACCCCGACTTGGGGCAGAACGCGTACATCTCTTACTCCATATTAGAGTGCGATATACAGGGTATGTCGGTCTTCACTTACGTTTCCATAAACTCCGAGAATGGCTATCTGTACGCCTTGCGCTCTTTCGACTACGAGCAGCTGAAGGAGTTCAGTTTCACGGTGCAGGCCAGGGACGCAGGAAACCCTCCTCTAATCAGTAACACCACCATCAACATCATCATAGTGGACCAGAACGACAACGCGCCGTCTATCGTATCGCCCGTGTCGAGGAACGGCAGCGCCAAAGAGATGGTGCCCCGCTCGGCTGAGCCGGGCTACCTGGTAGCCAGACTGGTGGCAGTGGACGCGGACGATGGTGACAACGCTCGGCTTACCTATTACATTGCCAAGGGTAACGAGCTGGGTCTCTTCAGGATGGACTGGAGAAGTGGAGAGCTCAAGACCGTCAGGAGGTTACCCGCCAACAAGAAGGCCCCCAGCGCCCCGTACGAGCTCCTGATCGAGGTCAGGGACCATGGACAACCGCCCCTGTCAGCTACGGCCACCATCCTTGTGATTGTAGTGGACAGTCCCGTGGACCGACAGGGTGAACGGGGCAACCGAGCTGGTAGCCCGAAGGAAAACTCGCTGGATTTGACCCTGATCTTGATTATCGCCCTGGGCTCGGTGTCCTTCGTATTCCTGCTAGCTATGATCGTGCTGGCCATCCGCTGCCAGAAGGACAAAAAGGTGAACATCTACAGCTGCCTGGCCAGCGAGTGTTGCGCCTGCTGCCGCCAGGCGAGGAACAGGAAGAAGAAGCTCAGCAAGTCGGACATCATGCTAGTGCAGACCACCAACACCAACGCGGCTCAAGTGGCGGTGGAGGAAGGGGGCTTTGGACACCATAGTCAGAATTACTGTTACCAAGTTTGCCTGACTCCAGAATCGGCCAAAACAGATCTCATGTTCTTGAAACCGTGTAGCCCGGTCAGGAGTACAGACGCTGAACACAACCCCTGCGGGGCCATTATTACAGGGTACACCGACCAGCAGCCTGACATCATTTCCAATGGGAGTATATTATCAAACGAG ACAAAACACCAGCGGACCGAACTCAATTTTCTTGTGGACAGACCCCGCCGAGTTAACAG TTCTGCTTTCCAGGAAGCGGATATCGTGAGTTCAAAGGACAGTGGTCACGGTGACAGCGAACAAGGCGACAGTGACCACGATGCTACCAACCGAGCTCACAACACTG